In Opitutaceae bacterium TAV5, one genomic interval encodes:
- a CDS encoding endonuclease: MSVASPRAAGVPPADVARTRPLPAFLCRHLLLLFLLTLAFSLPLRAAPAGSPYELTVATWNIRNYNAIDRRIDGEFRPDYPKPESEKTALRAVIRTLDADVLALQEIGGAPWLEELRRDLAGEGSEYPYRQVLAGADKVRCVAVLSRLPLRDIREHTDMTFAYRGGRMNVARGLLEVTLDVPAPLASAPAPSAVASPVPLTIFVLHLKSRLTTFDDDPSSATWRAREADVIRNRILRRFPTPSASGARFLIAGDFNDLIDSRPVRALLRRGNTPISAPLRAADRQGLTWTHFYARGETWSRVDNLLASPALLPHVVRAWIVDSPEVLRASDHRPVAATFRFPPAAPQKSASPKT, translated from the coding sequence GTGAGCGTTGCCTCTCCGCGTGCCGCGGGCGTCCCGCCCGCCGACGTCGCCCGCACACGGCCTCTCCCCGCTTTCCTCTGCCGCCACCTTCTCCTCCTTTTCCTCCTCACCCTCGCGTTCTCCCTTCCTCTCCGCGCCGCGCCCGCCGGCAGCCCGTACGAACTCACCGTCGCCACCTGGAATATCCGCAACTACAACGCCATCGACCGCCGCATCGACGGCGAATTTCGCCCCGACTACCCGAAACCCGAATCCGAAAAGACCGCCCTCCGCGCCGTCATCCGCACGCTCGATGCCGACGTCCTCGCGCTCCAGGAAATCGGCGGCGCTCCCTGGCTCGAAGAGCTGCGCCGCGACCTCGCCGGCGAAGGTTCCGAGTATCCTTACCGCCAGGTCCTCGCCGGCGCCGACAAGGTTCGCTGCGTCGCCGTGCTTTCCCGCCTCCCGCTGCGCGACATCCGCGAGCACACCGACATGACGTTCGCCTACCGGGGCGGCCGTATGAACGTGGCCCGCGGTCTCCTCGAAGTCACGCTCGACGTTCCCGCGCCTCTCGCCTCCGCCCCCGCTCCATCCGCCGTGGCGTCACCTGTCCCGCTCACGATTTTTGTTCTCCACCTGAAAAGCCGCCTCACCACCTTCGACGACGATCCCTCCAGCGCCACGTGGCGCGCCCGCGAGGCCGACGTCATCAGAAACCGGATACTCCGCCGCTTCCCGACGCCCTCGGCTTCCGGCGCCCGCTTCCTCATCGCCGGCGACTTCAACGACCTGATCGACAGCCGCCCCGTCCGCGCCCTGCTCCGGCGCGGCAACACCCCGATCTCCGCTCCGCTTCGCGCCGCCGACCGCCAGGGTCTGACCTGGACACATTTTTACGCCCGCGGCGAAACCTGGTCGCGCGTGGACAACCTTCTCGCCTCCCCCGCCCTGTTGCCTCACGTCGTCCGCGCCTGGATTGTCGATTCGCCCGAAGTGCTCCGCGCCAGCGATCACCGGCCCGTCGCCGCCACCTTCCGTTTCCCGCCCGCCGCGCCGCAAAAGTCCGCCTCCCCGAAAACATGA
- a CDS encoding LysR family transcriptional regulator → MNVHHLELFYHVALHGGISRAVRRMPWGIQQPAVSSQLLQLEQDLGTRLFDRIPFRLTPAGEELFAFAQPFFGNLDAVAARLRTDNVPQLRIAAAELALRDHLPAVIAPLRKRTPGLRLTLRSGFQPEMEAWLQAREIDLAFVPLENKPPPRFRCEKLLRLPIVLLVPRDFSQNQKTAAPGWWPGEAIAEPLISLPAAEIVSRIFAKNLKRLGVDWPVSIEAGSLDLVTRYVVAGHGIGVSVGTPENLKNRAIRAIPVPKIEPLEIAALWRGEPEPIVNDLLAEVRRYVREDWPA, encoded by the coding sequence ATGAACGTCCATCACCTCGAACTCTTTTACCACGTCGCTCTCCACGGCGGCATCAGCCGCGCCGTCCGCCGCATGCCCTGGGGCATCCAGCAACCCGCCGTCAGCAGCCAGCTCCTGCAACTCGAACAGGATCTCGGCACGCGCCTTTTCGACCGCATCCCGTTCCGCCTCACGCCCGCCGGTGAAGAGTTATTCGCCTTTGCCCAGCCGTTTTTCGGCAACCTCGACGCCGTGGCCGCGCGCCTGCGCACCGACAACGTCCCGCAGCTCCGCATCGCCGCCGCCGAACTCGCCCTGCGCGATCACCTGCCGGCCGTCATCGCGCCGCTCCGCAAACGCACGCCCGGACTCCGGCTCACTCTCCGCTCCGGCTTCCAGCCCGAAATGGAAGCGTGGTTGCAGGCGCGCGAGATCGATCTCGCCTTCGTCCCGCTCGAAAACAAACCACCTCCCCGCTTCCGCTGCGAAAAGCTCCTGCGCCTCCCGATCGTCCTGCTCGTGCCGCGCGACTTTTCACAAAACCAAAAAACCGCCGCGCCCGGCTGGTGGCCCGGCGAAGCGATTGCCGAGCCGCTCATCAGCCTGCCCGCCGCCGAGATCGTCAGCCGCATTTTTGCCAAAAACCTCAAGCGGCTCGGCGTCGACTGGCCGGTTTCCATCGAAGCCGGTTCGCTCGATCTGGTGACGCGCTACGTGGTCGCCGGCCACGGCATCGGCGTGAGCGTGGGCACGCCCGAAAACCTGAAAAACCGCGCCATCCGCGCCATCCCCGTCCCGAAAATCGAGCCGCTGGAAATCGCCGCCCTCTGGCGCGGTGAGCCCGAACCCATCGTCAACGACCTGCTCGCCGAAGTCCGCCGCTACGTCAGGGAAGACTGGCCGGCATGA
- a CDS encoding TonB-dependent receptor, translating to MFLLSKIVHAARGRTARPGCIGLAGLAGLMGAAASLHADPAAETAATAAASEESHTLPALAIYSPRVANQESTASFAMPVTALRYEPLVDVQSRSTGEAQADVSIRGGTFENTGFSIGAVPLYDSQTGHYSAELPVAPAMLGAPQVRTGAANAQAGWGATAGSVGYAWQPVSTGGFVSAGTGNDSLLTGELYAGVVSPRTVGGYTVAADVSAAASQGDGPVTFSDHDFVRYNGRIQIRDARSQTDLFAGYQSKEFAWPNLYAARNVDAVQRLEREELQTQLFVANHRVELGADGDWFQAGAWYRRNRDHYSIPDFSYDAHHRTIVRGAGFDGRVTVAGAGEGSGGRTTAIRYRAGVVADDLWSTELNNGDYNSRTQVYAGVFGDQTFGLADGAQELVLTAGVNYDDSNRAGSAFSPVAEIAWRRTPPASSTAPASAAGLQRVYLSYDQSTQLPTYTALNSSPTGLFGGDPDLGRSKAFNLELGADVAAAGWTATAAVFFRRDDDLVDWVFAPTTPGSRMASAVDLDTWGVELVARRSWRAVDFVAGYSWLHKTDNYTTAGLSSFYALNYAEHRLTAAVTVRLGGGFEVRCDNEFRVQEENDLRETTRTPFFTSLGLYWHVPRVSGLTVSAQVDNLWDVDYQEVPLVPGTPRTWSTAVTYAW from the coding sequence ATGTTTTTGTTATCGAAGATCGTTCACGCGGCGCGTGGCCGCACGGCAAGGCCGGGTTGCATCGGGCTCGCGGGCCTCGCGGGGCTCATGGGCGCGGCGGCCAGCCTGCACGCCGACCCCGCCGCCGAAACCGCGGCGACTGCCGCCGCGAGCGAGGAGTCGCACACGCTGCCGGCCCTGGCGATTTATTCGCCGCGCGTGGCCAACCAGGAATCGACCGCTTCCTTCGCCATGCCGGTGACGGCGTTGCGTTACGAGCCGCTGGTCGACGTGCAGTCGCGCAGCACGGGCGAGGCGCAGGCGGATGTGTCGATCCGCGGCGGCACATTTGAAAACACCGGTTTCAGCATCGGCGCGGTGCCGCTCTACGACTCGCAGACGGGGCATTACTCGGCGGAGCTGCCCGTCGCCCCCGCGATGCTCGGCGCGCCGCAGGTGCGCACGGGCGCGGCCAACGCGCAGGCGGGGTGGGGCGCGACGGCCGGCAGCGTCGGCTACGCCTGGCAGCCGGTCAGCACCGGCGGCTTCGTCTCGGCCGGCACGGGCAACGACAGCCTGCTCACCGGCGAGCTGTACGCGGGCGTGGTCAGCCCGCGCACCGTCGGCGGCTACACCGTGGCGGCGGACGTTTCGGCGGCCGCCTCGCAGGGCGACGGACCGGTGACGTTTTCCGATCACGATTTTGTCCGTTACAACGGCCGTATCCAGATTCGTGATGCGCGGTCGCAGACGGATCTTTTCGCCGGCTACCAGTCCAAGGAGTTTGCGTGGCCCAATCTCTACGCCGCCCGCAATGTCGACGCGGTGCAGCGGCTGGAACGGGAGGAATTGCAGACTCAGCTTTTTGTCGCCAACCACCGCGTGGAGCTCGGCGCCGACGGCGACTGGTTTCAGGCCGGCGCTTGGTACCGGCGCAACCGCGATCACTATTCGATCCCCGATTTCAGCTACGACGCGCATCACCGGACAATCGTGCGCGGCGCCGGTTTCGACGGGCGCGTGACGGTGGCCGGAGCGGGCGAGGGGAGCGGCGGCCGCACGACGGCGATCCGCTACCGGGCGGGCGTCGTGGCGGACGACCTCTGGTCGACGGAGCTCAACAACGGCGACTACAACAGCCGCACCCAGGTGTACGCGGGCGTCTTCGGTGACCAGACCTTCGGGCTCGCCGATGGCGCGCAGGAACTCGTGCTGACGGCAGGCGTCAACTATGACGACAGCAACCGCGCCGGCTCCGCCTTTTCGCCGGTCGCGGAAATCGCCTGGAGGCGGACGCCGCCGGCATCGTCCACCGCGCCGGCGTCTGCGGCCGGGTTGCAGCGGGTTTACCTGAGCTACGACCAGTCCACACAGTTGCCCACCTACACGGCGCTCAACAGCAGCCCGACGGGTCTCTTCGGCGGTGATCCGGATCTGGGCCGCTCGAAGGCGTTCAACCTCGAACTCGGCGCCGACGTGGCCGCGGCGGGCTGGACGGCGACGGCGGCGGTGTTTTTCCGGCGCGACGACGACCTCGTCGACTGGGTGTTCGCTCCGACGACGCCGGGCAGCCGGATGGCGAGCGCCGTCGATCTCGACACGTGGGGCGTGGAACTGGTGGCGCGGCGCTCGTGGCGCGCGGTGGACTTTGTGGCGGGCTACTCCTGGTTGCACAAGACGGACAACTACACGACGGCCGGCCTCTCCAGTTTCTACGCGCTCAACTACGCCGAGCACCGTCTGACGGCGGCGGTCACGGTGCGCCTCGGCGGCGGTTTCGAGGTGCGCTGCGACAACGAATTTCGCGTGCAGGAGGAGAACGACCTGCGCGAGACGACGCGGACGCCCTTTTTCACGTCGCTCGGCCTGTACTGGCACGTGCCACGCGTGTCCGGCCTGACGGTATCGGCGCAGGTGGACAACCTGTGGGATGTCGATTACCAGGAAGTGCCGCTCGTGCCCGGCACCCCGCGGACGTGGTCCACGGCGGTGACGTATGCGTGGTGA
- a CDS encoding peptidase M48, which translates to MLSVVLLLIAVRLVAQLVLSTLNRAEVRRHAREAPPAVAAVVDPETYKKSVAYTLAKNRLGVVELVFDAVILAAVLTSGLLPWLFAHISAWSPDGAWDDALFILITGLLLGLPGLPLDWWEQFRLEARFGFNKSTPALWITDKLKGLVLALVIGFPLLWALLSLVRVAGGAWWVWGFALFFGFQLLMMVLYPRLILPLFNKLTPLPDGELRTRLLSLAERTGFRASTIEVIDGSKRSGHSNAYFTGFGRFRRIVLFDTLIEQLTPEELEAVLAHEVGHYRCGHIPKMLAVSAATVFGGFALIAWLAGSAWFNPGFGLPAGALAPAFLLFGLLSGLATFWLTPLGGYFSRKHEYEADAFARKAMGGPAPLVAALRKLSGKNLSNLTPHPLFSAFYYSHPTLAEREAALEAGNPKP; encoded by the coding sequence GTGTTGTCCGTCGTCCTCCTCTTGATTGCCGTCCGGCTCGTCGCGCAGCTCGTGCTTTCCACGCTCAACCGCGCCGAAGTCCGCCGCCATGCCCGCGAGGCTCCGCCCGCCGTCGCCGCCGTCGTCGATCCCGAAACGTATAAAAAATCCGTCGCCTACACGCTGGCGAAAAATCGCCTCGGTGTCGTCGAGCTGGTTTTCGATGCCGTCATCCTCGCCGCCGTCCTCACCAGCGGCCTGCTCCCGTGGCTGTTTGCCCACATCTCCGCCTGGTCTCCCGACGGCGCCTGGGACGACGCGCTTTTCATCCTCATCACCGGCCTGCTCCTCGGGCTGCCCGGCCTGCCGCTCGACTGGTGGGAACAGTTCCGCCTCGAAGCGCGTTTCGGCTTCAACAAGTCCACGCCCGCGCTCTGGATCACCGACAAGCTCAAGGGCCTCGTCCTCGCCCTCGTCATCGGCTTCCCGCTGCTCTGGGCGCTCCTCTCGCTCGTCCGTGTGGCGGGCGGCGCGTGGTGGGTGTGGGGCTTCGCCCTCTTTTTCGGATTCCAGTTGCTGATGATGGTGCTTTATCCGCGACTGATCCTTCCGCTCTTCAACAAACTCACGCCGCTGCCCGACGGCGAACTGCGCACCCGCCTCCTGTCGCTGGCCGAACGCACCGGCTTCCGCGCCTCGACCATCGAGGTCATCGACGGCAGCAAACGCTCCGGGCACTCCAACGCGTACTTCACCGGCTTCGGACGCTTCCGGCGTATCGTTCTTTTCGATACATTGATCGAACAGCTCACGCCGGAGGAACTCGAAGCGGTGCTCGCGCACGAAGTCGGGCACTACCGCTGCGGGCACATCCCGAAAATGCTCGCCGTGTCCGCCGCGACCGTGTTCGGCGGTTTCGCGCTCATCGCGTGGCTCGCCGGCAGCGCGTGGTTCAACCCCGGCTTCGGACTCCCCGCCGGCGCGCTCGCGCCCGCCTTCCTGCTCTTCGGCCTGCTCAGCGGACTGGCGACGTTCTGGCTGACGCCGCTTGGCGGCTATTTCTCGCGCAAACACGAATACGAGGCCGATGCCTTCGCCCGCAAGGCGATGGGCGGCCCCGCCCCGCTCGTCGCCGCGCTGCGCAAACTCTCCGGCAAAAACCTCTCCAATCTCACGCCGCATCCGCTCTTCAGCGCGTTTTATTACTCGCACCCCACGCTTGCCGAACGGGAAGCCGCGCTGGAAGCCGGGAATCCGAAACCGTGA
- a CDS encoding AsnC family transcriptional regulator: MVTALILLKVERKRIKEVADGLLSTPDITEVYSVSGRYDLVAIIRTGDNDKLEGIVTGHLLKIDGILETETMFAFRTWSKRDIEALFSVD; this comes from the coding sequence ATGGTTACCGCACTCATCCTGCTCAAGGTGGAACGCAAGCGCATCAAGGAAGTCGCCGACGGCCTCCTCTCGACTCCCGACATCACCGAAGTCTACTCCGTCAGCGGACGCTACGATCTCGTCGCGATCATCCGCACCGGCGACAACGACAAACTCGAAGGCATCGTCACCGGGCATCTGCTCAAGATCGACGGTATCCTCGAGACGGAGACGATGTTCGCCTTCCGCACCTGGTCGAAACGCGACATCGAGGCGCTGTTCTCCGTCGACTGA
- a CDS encoding RNA helicase: MPFSSLGLPANLVRGVQAMGYTDPTPVQLRAIPVVLSKRDLIASAQTGTGKTAAFALPVLAGLGAHKAAGPRVLVLEPTRELGAQVETAFRDFGRFTDIRSTIIHGGVGYGKQRSDLRAGTDIVIATVGRLMDFLREKTLTLDHLEVLILDEVDRMLDMGFVNDVKRIVALCPKKRQTLFFSATIPPEIEEVARFALQNPERIEIGRARTVNELVKHAIYPVAFEQKFDLLRALLDRTDYESVIIFSRTKHGADRIARKLKANKHSVAVLHANRSQNQRVEALDGFKKGRYEVMVATDIAARGIDVAGVSHVINYDVPENPEDYVHRIGRTGRAMAVGDAFMLATPEEAGDVRDIERFIGTKIPVQKLEGFNYVDGGRPPHIDTSHPSKNPRRSGGGGGGGGQRGGSGGGGNRPSGGTGGGGSGGPRRQRRGEWKPRK, encoded by the coding sequence ATGCCGTTTTCCAGTCTCGGTCTTCCAGCAAACCTCGTCCGTGGTGTCCAGGCCATGGGCTACACCGATCCCACGCCGGTGCAGCTTCGCGCGATTCCCGTCGTGCTTTCGAAGCGCGACCTGATCGCCTCGGCCCAGACGGGCACCGGCAAGACCGCCGCCTTCGCGCTGCCCGTCCTTGCCGGACTCGGCGCGCACAAGGCCGCCGGGCCGCGCGTCCTCGTGCTCGAGCCCACCCGCGAACTGGGCGCGCAGGTCGAGACGGCGTTCCGCGATTTCGGACGCTTCACCGACATCCGCAGCACGATCATCCACGGCGGCGTGGGTTACGGGAAACAGCGTTCCGATCTGCGAGCGGGCACCGATATCGTCATCGCCACGGTGGGCCGGCTCATGGATTTCCTGCGCGAGAAAACCCTCACGCTCGACCACCTCGAAGTGCTCATCCTCGACGAGGTGGACCGGATGCTCGACATGGGCTTTGTCAATGATGTGAAACGCATCGTGGCGCTGTGCCCGAAAAAGCGGCAGACGCTGTTTTTCTCCGCCACGATTCCGCCCGAGATCGAGGAGGTGGCCCGGTTCGCCTTGCAGAACCCGGAGCGCATCGAGATCGGCCGCGCCCGCACGGTCAACGAACTGGTGAAGCACGCGATCTACCCGGTGGCGTTCGAACAGAAATTCGACCTCCTGCGCGCGCTGCTCGACCGCACCGACTACGAGAGCGTCATCATCTTTTCCCGCACCAAACACGGCGCCGACCGCATCGCGCGCAAGCTGAAGGCCAACAAACACTCCGTGGCCGTGCTCCACGCCAACCGCTCGCAGAACCAGCGCGTCGAGGCGCTGGACGGCTTCAAGAAGGGGCGCTACGAAGTGATGGTGGCCACCGACATCGCCGCGCGCGGCATCGACGTGGCGGGCGTGTCACACGTGATCAACTACGACGTGCCGGAAAACCCGGAAGACTACGTCCACCGGATCGGCCGCACCGGCCGGGCGATGGCGGTCGGCGACGCCTTCATGCTGGCCACGCCGGAAGAAGCCGGCGACGTGCGCGATATCGAACGCTTCATCGGCACGAAAATCCCGGTGCAGAAACTGGAGGGTTTCAATTATGTCGATGGCGGCCGCCCGCCGCATATCGACACGAGCCATCCGTCGAAAAATCCGCGGCGCAGCGGTGGCGGCGGAGGAGGGGGCGGCCAACGCGGCGGCAGTGGCGGCGGCGGCAACCGTCCGTCCGGCGGGACGGGTGGCGGCGGCAGCGGCGGACCTCGCCGGCAACGGCGGGGCGAATGGAAACCGCGGAAATGA
- a CDS encoding GTP cyclohydrolase, translating into MSRNTSSPAAESALYLHSPKGGAGPRIRRGYDAGFRVTPAYRATLPDIVQATDAIEGAAVPIQQVGVSGFRLPLRFRTPGGGGKKGKGKGGIARHGSPDTVTLEARVTGTVSVGAADKGINMSRIIRSFYEHRDDVFSPELLERILKKYRREVGTLDARLRLAFSYPVLQRALRSDLEGWQYYDVVFEGRLDARGRFRRFVEFDFVYSSACPCSAELAEHAREARGVYAVGHNQRSKARLRVEIAPKARVTIEDLQQHCIRALATETQVMVRREDEQAFAELNGAHLKFVEDAARLLFAALDADRRIADFEIACSHLESLHSHDAVSVICKGVPGGYTADFSDFRGLVC; encoded by the coding sequence ATGTCCAGGAACACCTCCAGTCCCGCCGCCGAATCTGCTCTGTACCTGCACAGTCCGAAAGGTGGCGCCGGTCCCCGTATCCGGCGGGGCTACGATGCCGGATTCCGGGTCACTCCGGCCTACCGCGCCACGCTTCCGGACATCGTCCAGGCGACCGATGCCATCGAGGGGGCGGCCGTGCCGATCCAGCAGGTCGGCGTGTCGGGCTTCCGCCTGCCGCTCCGGTTCCGCACGCCGGGCGGCGGTGGCAAAAAAGGCAAGGGAAAGGGGGGAATCGCGCGCCACGGAAGCCCGGACACCGTCACTCTCGAAGCGCGCGTCACCGGCACGGTGTCGGTCGGGGCCGCGGACAAGGGCATCAACATGAGCCGGATTATCCGGTCGTTCTACGAACACCGGGACGACGTTTTTTCGCCGGAGTTGCTGGAGCGCATCCTGAAAAAGTACCGGCGCGAGGTCGGGACGCTCGATGCGCGGCTGCGGCTGGCGTTTTCGTATCCGGTCCTCCAGCGCGCCCTGCGCAGCGATCTGGAAGGCTGGCAGTACTACGACGTCGTGTTCGAGGGGCGGCTGGATGCGCGGGGGCGGTTCCGGAGGTTTGTCGAATTCGATTTTGTCTATTCGTCGGCTTGCCCGTGCAGCGCGGAGCTGGCCGAGCATGCCCGCGAGGCGCGTGGCGTGTACGCCGTCGGGCACAACCAGCGTTCGAAGGCGCGGCTCCGCGTGGAAATCGCCCCGAAGGCGCGGGTGACCATCGAGGATTTGCAGCAGCATTGCATCCGCGCGCTGGCCACGGAGACGCAGGTGATGGTGCGGCGCGAGGACGAGCAGGCGTTTGCCGAGCTCAACGGGGCGCACCTGAAATTTGTCGAGGATGCGGCGCGGCTGCTTTTTGCCGCACTCGATGCCGACCGCCGGATCGCGGATTTCGAGATCGCCTGCTCGCATCTGGAATCGCTCCACTCGCACGACGCCGTGAGCGTGATCTGCAAGGGCGTGCCGGGCGGATACACCGCGGATTTTTCGGATTTTCGCGGACTGGTGTGCTGA
- a CDS encoding helicase — MGQRCMSEREPELGLGIVVSVDRAQSRIGIGFPATGERRLYALGTPVLRRVQFRAGDTITTRDGAQMVVASVEAGEDGGAATGQGSSAVTASAVGDATGAGVLVYVGKDGRRVREDALSDIIGVTSPSERLLAGQTDAGEVFDLRFRALQAQHRFRQSEVRGFLGGRLELIPHQMYILHEVASRQIPRVLLADEVGLGKTIEACLILQRLLATGRAGRVLILVPESLTHQWFVELLRRFNLWFSIYDEARCLACEQSDPEQNPFNASQLALCSLDFLADAANERRRDQAVAAGWDIVVVDEAHHLEWSPAAAIPASPGYALVEQLAQRAPGLLLLTATPTQLGVAGHFARLRLLDPHRYADYERFLQESETFGAVAGIAGKIIDGKPLTAKDHAALKKIFTRDLQKLGAHLDALAAGKPGAREALLKNLLDQHGTGRVMFRNTRAAMSGFPKRRFCPAPLEATAVAPGAGDEEEDGRYGRDGRDGTYETEGMGGDALSCPESPGGSAPGASGTSRLSHKSHSSHISHPSPLARIAREILAEETGADAGIRYSFRGDPRIDWLAAFLKKHRPAKVLLICKSRRKAVAIDAALQEKAAIKTGLFHEELPLVQRDRNAAWFAEPDGAQLLICSEIGSEGRNFQFAHHLVLFDLPLNPGLLEQRIGRLDRIGQTQTIRIHVPYVAGSAEECVVEWYHRGLDAFETSLHGGDEYRQRFRDRLLALVQAHGRAGHTTGRAALETLVAETAGFRKTLSQKLKQGRDRLLEINSFDAGVAARVIERIREEDTDPFLRRFLLALLDHFGVRVKEDESGDVFLDPAHAYVEAFPSIPRDGMLATFSRERAIAREDIRFLSADHPLVQDAIDLLTRSPAGSASFGIIRSDTPNLLLEAVFVLEAVADSRWQVDRFLAPTPVRVLVDVRGRDLTGERDAATIAGEITDGTIQRFLERPGFNATLLRNLVSAATARAEARILDLKAAAAARAETTLAAGRQRLLDLQKLNDNVRPEEIALATEQIANTRAAIDQARLRLDAIRLIVEAPGGMT, encoded by the coding sequence ATCGGCCAGCGTTGCATGAGCGAACGCGAACCCGAGCTCGGGCTCGGGATTGTCGTGAGCGTGGATCGCGCGCAGTCGCGCATCGGGATCGGGTTTCCCGCCACCGGTGAACGCCGCCTTTACGCGCTCGGCACACCCGTGCTCCGGCGTGTGCAGTTCCGGGCCGGCGACACGATCACCACGCGCGACGGCGCGCAGATGGTGGTCGCTTCGGTCGAGGCCGGGGAAGACGGCGGCGCGGCGACAGGGCAGGGGAGCTCCGCCGTCACCGCCAGCGCCGTCGGCGACGCGACGGGGGCGGGCGTGCTGGTTTATGTGGGCAAGGACGGACGCCGCGTGCGCGAGGATGCGCTTTCCGATATCATCGGTGTGACGTCGCCCTCCGAGCGCCTGCTGGCCGGCCAGACCGACGCCGGCGAGGTGTTCGACCTGCGTTTCCGCGCGTTGCAGGCGCAGCATCGCTTCCGGCAGTCGGAGGTGCGCGGCTTTCTTGGCGGGCGGCTCGAACTCATCCCGCACCAGATGTACATCCTCCACGAAGTCGCCTCGCGGCAGATTCCCCGCGTGCTGCTGGCCGACGAGGTGGGGCTGGGCAAGACCATCGAGGCGTGCCTCATCCTGCAACGTCTGCTCGCCACCGGACGCGCGGGCCGCGTGCTCATCCTCGTGCCCGAATCGCTCACGCACCAGTGGTTCGTCGAGCTGCTGCGCCGTTTCAATCTCTGGTTCAGCATCTACGACGAAGCGCGCTGTCTTGCCTGCGAGCAGAGCGACCCGGAGCAAAATCCTTTCAACGCCAGCCAGCTTGCCTTGTGCAGTCTCGATTTTCTCGCCGACGCCGCCAACGAACGCCGCCGTGACCAGGCCGTGGCCGCCGGCTGGGATATCGTGGTCGTGGACGAGGCGCATCACCTCGAATGGTCGCCCGCCGCCGCGATCCCGGCCAGCCCGGGCTACGCCCTCGTCGAGCAACTGGCGCAGCGCGCGCCCGGCCTGCTCCTCCTCACGGCCACGCCCACGCAGCTCGGCGTCGCCGGTCATTTTGCGCGGCTGCGCCTGCTCGATCCGCACCGCTATGCCGATTACGAACGGTTTTTGCAGGAATCGGAAACCTTCGGCGCGGTCGCCGGCATCGCCGGCAAAATCATCGACGGGAAACCGCTGACGGCAAAAGACCACGCCGCGCTCAAAAAAATCTTCACCCGCGATCTGCAAAAACTCGGCGCGCACCTCGACGCGCTGGCCGCGGGCAAGCCCGGCGCGCGCGAGGCGCTCCTCAAAAACCTCCTCGACCAGCACGGCACCGGCCGCGTGATGTTCCGCAACACCCGCGCCGCGATGAGCGGTTTCCCGAAACGCAGGTTTTGCCCCGCGCCGCTGGAGGCGACAGCGGTGGCTCCCGGTGCGGGGGATGAGGAGGAGGATGGGAGATATGGGAGAGATGGGAGGGATGGGACTTATGAGACGGAGGGGATGGGGGGAGACGCGCTCTCATGCCCCGAGTCTCCCGGCGGCTCTGCGCCCGGCGCGTCCGGGACTTCCCGTCTCTCTCATAAGTCTCATTCCTCCCATATCTCCCATCCCTCTCCACTCGCCCGGATTGCCCGCGAAATCCTCGCCGAGGAAACCGGCGCCGATGCCGGCATCCGTTATTCGTTTCGCGGCGACCCGCGTATCGACTGGCTGGCGGCGTTCCTCAAAAAGCACCGTCCGGCAAAAGTGCTCCTCATCTGCAAATCCCGGCGCAAGGCCGTCGCCATCGATGCCGCCCTCCAGGAAAAGGCCGCCATCAAGACCGGCCTCTTTCACGAGGAACTGCCGCTCGTCCAGCGCGACCGCAACGCCGCCTGGTTTGCCGAGCCCGACGGCGCGCAACTGCTCATCTGTTCCGAGATCGGCAGCGAAGGGCGCAATTTCCAGTTCGCCCACCATCTCGTTCTTTTCGACCTCCCGCTCAATCCCGGCCTGCTCGAGCAGCGCATCGGCCGTCTCGACCGCATCGGCCAGACGCAGACCATCCGCATCCACGTGCCGTACGTCGCCGGCAGCGCCGAAGAGTGCGTGGTCGAGTGGTATCACCGCGGCCTCGACGCCTTCGAGACCTCGCTCCATGGCGGGGACGAATACCGGCAGCGTTTCCGCGACCGCCTGCTCGCGCTCGTGCAGGCCCACGGTCGCGCGGGACACACGACCGGCCGCGCCGCGCTCGAAACCCTCGTCGCCGAAACCGCCGGCTTCCGCAAGACACTCTCGCAAAAACTGAAACAAGGCCGCGACCGCCTGCTCGAGATCAACTCCTTCGACGCCGGTGTCGCCGCCCGCGTCATCGAACGTATCCGGGAGGAAGATACCGATCCGTTCCTGCGCCGTTTCCTGCTCGCGCTGCTCGATCACTTCGGCGTGCGCGTGAAGGAGGACGAGAGCGGCGACGTGTTTCTCGATCCGGCGCATGCGTACGTCGAGGCCTTCCCGTCGATCCCGCGCGATGGCATGCTCGCCACCTTCAGCCGCGAACGCGCCATCGCCCGCGAGGATATCCGCTTCCTCTCGGCCGATCATCCGCTGGTGCAGGATGCCATCGATCTGCTCACCCGCTCCCCGGCCGGCAGCGCGAGCTTCGGTATCATCCGGTCGGATACGCCCAATTTGCTGCTGGAGGCGGTTTTTGTCCTGGAGGCCGTGGCCGATTCGCGCTGGCAGGTGGACCGGTTCCTCGCGCCGACGCCGGTTCGCGTGCTCGTCGACGTCCGCGGCCGCGACCTGACCGGCGAGCGCGATGCCGCGACCATCGCCGGCGAAATCACGGACGGCACGATCCAGCGTTTTCTCGAACGCCCCGGCTTCAACGCCACGCTTCTCCGCAACCTGGTCTCCGCCGCCACGGCGCGCGCCGAGGCGCGTATCCTCGACCTGAAGGCCGCCGCCGCCGCCCGGGCCGAGACGACGCTCGCCGCCGGCCGGCAGCGCCTCCTCGATCT